In Alicyclobacillus macrosporangiidus CPP55, a single window of DNA contains:
- a CDS encoding PucR family transcriptional regulator, with amino-acid sequence MKPDAWWETPLRAWAPVLGYEWRWHGIDAEGGTSGHAGGGVGRVPGARPPRPVGQWRRQDDEWRLSLGWAGEVTFPGWAGDAAARSALALTLRQAHAARRQAWREAVCTWAARVLYRAARQAGPGSAPEERLETASAAVDGPRPGAADPAVPDALLWPDEEIPFPACLACLRMDGDTGRSAARDVLAELVRDQVIGWVPADPGWAALLLIPLDGRATRSGAEEARRWLRQRLNSLLDVLAADAWVSARVAAGAWMDGPQHWRWGMTTLAASVEVQDRWRQALVYTWGEDPVGHLLQQVGGAARSAFLAAASQRAPEGVLSLSREMMETLEGMVSANLNVSEASRLLYLHRNTLMNRIERIRQQTGYDVRTFQDALVLWLASRLQSSAPDAPRP; translated from the coding sequence ATGAAACCGGACGCCTGGTGGGAGACGCCGCTGCGCGCCTGGGCGCCGGTGCTCGGATACGAGTGGCGGTGGCATGGGATCGACGCGGAGGGCGGCACCTCTGGCCATGCCGGCGGTGGGGTCGGCCGAGTCCCTGGCGCACGGCCTCCCCGCCCGGTCGGCCAGTGGCGGCGCCAGGATGACGAGTGGCGGCTGTCGCTGGGATGGGCCGGGGAGGTGACCTTTCCCGGTTGGGCGGGTGATGCCGCGGCCCGCTCGGCCCTCGCGTTGACGCTGCGCCAAGCCCACGCCGCCCGGCGCCAGGCCTGGCGGGAGGCCGTCTGCACTTGGGCAGCTCGTGTATTGTACCGCGCGGCGCGCCAGGCAGGACCGGGATCAGCGCCCGAAGAGCGGCTGGAAACCGCGTCCGCAGCGGTAGACGGCCCACGGCCTGGAGCAGCCGATCCTGCGGTGCCCGACGCCTTGTTGTGGCCGGACGAGGAGATCCCGTTTCCGGCTTGTCTCGCTTGCCTGCGGATGGACGGGGACACGGGCCGGTCGGCCGCCCGGGACGTGTTGGCGGAGCTGGTGCGAGACCAGGTCATCGGTTGGGTCCCCGCGGATCCGGGATGGGCCGCACTGCTCCTGATCCCGCTGGACGGGCGGGCCACCAGGTCCGGGGCCGAAGAGGCACGGCGGTGGTTGCGCCAGCGCCTGAACAGCCTGCTCGACGTCCTCGCCGCCGACGCCTGGGTGTCGGCTCGGGTGGCGGCTGGTGCATGGATGGACGGGCCGCAGCATTGGCGTTGGGGAATGACCACGCTGGCCGCCTCGGTCGAGGTTCAGGACCGATGGAGACAGGCCCTGGTGTACACCTGGGGTGAAGACCCGGTCGGCCACCTCTTGCAGCAGGTGGGGGGCGCGGCCAGGTCGGCCTTTCTGGCGGCCGCTTCGCAGCGCGCCCCGGAGGGCGTCCTGTCCCTGAGCCGGGAGATGATGGAGACGCTCGAAGGCATGGTGTCGGCCAATCTGAACGTCAGCGAGGCGTCGCGGCTCCTGTATCTGCATCGGAACACCCTGATGAACCGCATCGAGCGGATCCGTCAGCAGACGGGATACGACGTACGCACTTTTCAGGATGCCCTGGTGTTGTGGCTGGCCAGCCGCCTCCAATCCTCTGCGCCGGATGCGCCGCGGCCCTGA